A stretch of the Candidatus Thermokryptus mobilis genome encodes the following:
- a CDS encoding geranylgeranylglycerol-phosphate geranylgeranyltransferase — translation MNFKKLTAIIKITRPSNVFITFLTIFASVLIFSNGDEKLLKFSIIGGIVGALIDAGGNIINDFFDVEIDKINKPKRPIPSGLISRKLALYLYILTTSLGIILSNFLGLLPFLISLSSSVLIFLYSFRLKRLPLFGNFIVAFLTGLAFIFAGSIAKNIKEAIIPMVFALLINLAREIIKDIEDIEGDMKAGLNTFPIKAGIKKSIMLSSFILAILILLTPLPYMLGFYNKHFILIVSAVDLGLIYVVISLFKDQTKINLNRLSNILKFEMILGLLAIYFGSL, via the coding sequence GTGAATTTTAAAAAATTAACAGCAATCATAAAAATAACCAGACCATCAAATGTTTTTATAACTTTCCTTACTATATTCGCAAGCGTTTTAATTTTTTCAAACGGAGATGAAAAACTTTTAAAATTCTCAATTATAGGTGGCATCGTTGGTGCATTAATTGATGCAGGTGGAAACATAATCAATGATTTTTTTGATGTTGAAATAGACAAGATAAATAAACCAAAACGACCAATTCCCTCAGGGTTGATAAGTAGAAAACTTGCCCTTTATCTTTATATTTTGACAACTTCCCTTGGGATAATTCTATCTAACTTTCTAGGCTTGCTCCCATTTTTAATTTCGCTATCATCATCAGTTCTGATTTTTCTGTATAGTTTTAGGTTAAAGCGACTCCCTCTGTTTGGGAATTTCATAGTTGCCTTCTTGACAGGGCTTGCATTCATATTTGCTGGGAGCATTGCGAAAAATATAAAAGAAGCTATCATACCGATGGTATTCGCACTTTTGATCAACTTAGCAAGGGAAATAATAAAAGACATTGAAGATATTGAAGGAGATATGAAGGCGGGTTTAAATACTTTTCCGATAAAAGCTGGCATAAAAAAATCAATAATGCTTTCCTCTTTTATTCTGGCGATTTTAATTTTGCTTACGCCCCTCCCATATATGCTCGGATTTTACAATAAACACTTTATTCTGATCGTTTCTGCCGTTGACCTTGGATTAATCTATGTTGTCATATCGTTGTTTAAAGACCAAACCAAGATAAACTTGAACAGATTGAGCAATATACTTAAATTTGAAATGATTTTAGGACTTTTAGCAATTTACTTTGGCAGTTTATGA
- a CDS encoding ribonuclease HII, whose translation MIQTKEKDMKRIEKEFYDQGYEMIAGIDEAGCGPLAGPVVACAVILPRDYFNPLIYDSKMLYPSTREKIFYEILNNAIDIGVGICSNEEIDKLNIRNATRKAMERTLEDIEIQPDVVLIDGNIFDTNYNMLNSNGKRVIFKNIVKGDRKSITIASASIVAKVLRDEIMSEYEKLYPNFKFSKHKGYPTKEHLQELRKFGPTEIHRKTFKLVNQIRIDEVLLKLF comes from the coding sequence ATGATACAAACAAAGGAAAAAGATATGAAGCGAATTGAAAAAGAGTTCTACGATCAAGGTTATGAAATGATAGCTGGAATTGATGAAGCTGGTTGTGGACCGCTTGCCGGACCTGTAGTTGCCTGTGCGGTAATTTTGCCGAGAGATTATTTCAATCCGTTGATCTATGACTCAAAAATGCTTTACCCTTCAACCAGAGAGAAAATATTTTACGAAATTTTAAACAACGCAATTGATATTGGAGTGGGGATTTGCTCAAATGAGGAGATAGATAAGCTGAACATAAGAAATGCAACAAGAAAAGCGATGGAAAGAACACTTGAAGATATTGAAATTCAACCCGATGTGGTCTTAATAGATGGGAATATTTTTGACACGAATTACAACATGCTAAACAGTAATGGCAAGAGAGTTATCTTCAAAAACATTGTAAAAGGGGATAGGAAATCAATTACTATAGCTTCAGCGTCAATTGTCGCGAAAGTTCTAAGAGATGAGATTATGTCCGAATATGAGAAGCTTTACCCCAACTTTAAATTTTCAAAACACAAAGGTTATCCCACCAAAGAGCACCTCCAGGAGTTAAGAAAATTCGGACCCACAGAAATCCACAGAAAAACATTTAAGCTGGTGAACCAAATAAGAATTGATGAAGTTTTGCTTAAACTCTTCTAA
- a CDS encoding YraN family protein → MKKDKGKIGEDIAVKFLSRKGYKILKRNYRYGHGEIDIIAMDKDVLIFVEVRMKLSDKFGSPEDSITIKKREQLKKIANAFIQMNDVNFSECRFDVIGITFKDGKFTINHIENAFQ, encoded by the coding sequence ATGAAGAAGGACAAAGGGAAAATTGGCGAAGATATAGCTGTAAAGTTTCTTTCACGCAAGGGTTACAAAATTTTAAAAAGAAATTACAGATACGGACACGGTGAGATTGATATAATAGCCATGGATAAAGATGTTCTGATATTCGTTGAGGTGAGGATGAAACTTTCAGATAAATTCGGCTCTCCGGAAGATTCCATAACGATTAAAAAAAGGGAACAACTTAAAAAAATCGCAAACGCATTTATACAGATGAACGATGTGAATTTCTCAGAGTGCAGGTTTGATGTGATTGGAATAACATTTAAAGATGGGAAGTTTACCATAAACCATATTGAAAATGCATTCCAATAA
- a CDS encoding carbon starvation CstA family protein: MNIAVAMLLSIAGLTIGFFTWGKYVARRSGVNPNLPTPAVRINDGVDYVPAKPIVLLGHHYASIAAAGPIIGPTLALIYGFIPAWLWLLFGVIFIGAVHDFSALFVSVRENGRSIAHIAKKTLGNTGFALFLSFAILLIMLVNAAFLQLTAIALTSTYPISKLGLPPDQTLLKTTIVKGEIYGKIGGIASTSVIIITIFAPLVGYLLYKKHIKTYIASLIALSIVLISVIIGLKFPVSLNPQIWMVIILIYSFIASWIPVWVILQPRDFTNVHFLYIGLATMVLGIIGSGLAGIKIQAPTFNIDSLSMEALGPIWPFLFVTIACGAVSGAHSLIATGTTSKQISNEKYTHLIGYGAMLLESLLGMSVLLVILSAVDFEHYKELVWPIENGHLKQGNAPLAFAVSVGKTLNNGLGIPIFFGTIFGILMLEGFLITTIDTLFRLMRYFFEELWNVLFVKKPAILESRMFNALLAIILTAILSFTNGYQKIWPIFGSANQLLAALTLVAVTAWFAQKSIKAYFAAIPAGFMIITTMASLSILLKKYIESKNLTLTITDILLLSLASGVIVLTFKYFFKLRAELSKQKFVEQMK, encoded by the coding sequence ATGAACATCGCAGTTGCTATGCTTCTTTCTATCGCGGGTCTTACAATTGGGTTTTTCACTTGGGGCAAATATGTGGCGCGCAGATCCGGTGTAAATCCAAATTTACCGACCCCAGCTGTTAGGATAAATGACGGTGTTGATTATGTGCCAGCGAAACCTATTGTACTTTTGGGGCATCATTATGCTTCAATAGCTGCTGCTGGCCCAATAATCGGACCAACGCTTGCGTTAATTTATGGATTCATCCCAGCTTGGCTGTGGCTATTGTTTGGGGTCATTTTCATAGGTGCGGTTCACGATTTCTCAGCCCTTTTTGTAAGTGTTAGAGAAAACGGTCGCTCAATCGCTCATATAGCAAAGAAAACGCTTGGGAATACTGGATTTGCACTTTTCCTTTCATTTGCTATTTTACTGATAATGCTTGTAAACGCTGCTTTCTTACAACTTACCGCGATCGCTCTGACCTCAACTTATCCGATCTCAAAGCTTGGACTTCCCCCCGACCAAACGCTTTTAAAAACTACAATCGTGAAAGGTGAAATATATGGCAAAATTGGAGGCATAGCTTCAACATCAGTAATAATCATAACCATATTTGCACCGCTTGTTGGTTATCTTCTTTATAAAAAGCACATTAAGACATACATCGCAAGCTTAATCGCACTCTCCATAGTGTTAATTTCAGTTATAATCGGATTAAAATTCCCAGTATCGTTAAACCCACAGATTTGGATGGTTATAATTTTAATTTACTCATTCATTGCGTCGTGGATCCCCGTCTGGGTAATTTTACAACCGCGCGATTTTACTAATGTTCATTTTCTTTACATTGGGTTGGCAACGATGGTCCTAGGTATAATTGGAAGTGGTCTTGCTGGGATTAAAATTCAAGCTCCAACCTTCAATATAGATTCACTTTCAATGGAAGCGCTCGGACCCATCTGGCCATTTCTATTCGTGACAATCGCCTGTGGAGCTGTATCAGGGGCACATTCTCTTATAGCTACAGGAACAACATCAAAACAAATTTCAAATGAAAAATACACACATTTGATCGGATACGGTGCGATGCTTCTTGAGTCGCTTCTTGGGATGTCTGTTCTTTTAGTTATACTTTCAGCAGTTGACTTTGAACACTACAAAGAGCTTGTCTGGCCAATTGAAAACGGCCATTTAAAACAAGGCAACGCCCCACTTGCTTTCGCCGTCAGCGTCGGTAAAACACTTAACAATGGGCTTGGGATACCGATATTCTTTGGAACTATATTCGGAATTCTTATGCTTGAAGGATTCCTTATCACAACAATTGACACCTTGTTCAGATTGATGAGATATTTCTTTGAGGAGCTTTGGAATGTTCTTTTCGTAAAAAAACCAGCGATTCTTGAATCAAGGATGTTCAATGCCCTCCTTGCAATAATTTTAACCGCGATTTTATCATTCACAAATGGCTATCAAAAAATTTGGCCGATATTCGGCTCGGCAAATCAACTTCTCGCTGCTCTTACACTTGTCGCTGTCACAGCTTGGTTTGCACAAAAATCAATAAAAGCCTACTTTGCTGCCATCCCAGCTGGATTTATGATCATCACGACTATGGCTTCGCTTTCAATCTTGCTTAAAAAATACATTGAATCAAAGAATTTAACGCTGACGATAACAGATATCCTTTTGCTCTCGCTTGCCTCAGGAGTTATAGTTTTGACATTCAAATACTTCTTTAAGTTAAGAGCTGAATTATCAAAGCAAAAATTCGTTGAACAAATGAAATGA